The following coding sequences are from one Clostridioides difficile ATCC 9689 = DSM 1296 window:
- a CDS encoding toxic anion resistance protein, with protein sequence MNNLDDIPVMPTLTLDPFGEESNTNDIDNSDLLMKKDEKDPEEEKLSESERKMVKEFAEKIDITNTNMILQYGAGAQKKVASFSETALKSVKTRDLGEVGDMLTNLVTDLKAFSADEKEQSGFLGIFKKANNKISNLKTKYDSAEVNVDKVSKELQKHQVKILKDIAMLDKMYELNLAYSKELTMYIIAGKQKLKDMKEYEMPKLREKARLSGSTEDAQSVNDMVSLCDRFEKKIHDLELTRMVSLQMAPQIRLVQNSNNLMAEKIQSTIVNTIPLWKNQIVLALGISHLNQAMKAQREVSNMTNELLLKNAETLKMGTIETAKESERGIVDIDTIKKTNQSLISTIDEVVKIQHDGRIKRQEAEVELSKIENELKSKLLEFTVK encoded by the coding sequence ATGAATAATTTAGATGATATACCAGTTATGCCAACTTTGACACTTGACCCATTTGGAGAAGAATCAAACACTAATGATATAGATAATTCTGACTTATTAATGAAAAAGGATGAAAAAGACCCAGAAGAAGAAAAACTGTCTGAATCTGAACGCAAGATGGTAAAGGAATTTGCGGAAAAAATAGATATTACAAATACAAATATGATTTTGCAATATGGAGCTGGTGCTCAAAAAAAGGTAGCAAGTTTTTCTGAAACAGCTTTAAAGAGTGTAAAAACAAGAGATTTAGGAGAAGTTGGAGATATGCTTACAAATCTAGTTACTGATTTAAAAGCATTTTCAGCAGATGAAAAAGAACAAAGTGGTTTTTTAGGAATTTTTAAAAAGGCAAATAATAAAATTTCAAATTTAAAAACTAAGTATGATAGTGCAGAGGTAAATGTGGATAAAGTAAGCAAAGAGCTTCAAAAGCATCAGGTTAAAATATTGAAAGATATAGCAATGCTTGATAAGATGTATGAATTGAACTTAGCTTACTCAAAAGAGCTTACTATGTATATTATAGCAGGAAAACAAAAATTAAAGGATATGAAAGAATATGAGATGCCAAAGTTGAGAGAAAAAGCTCGTTTATCTGGTTCAACAGAAGATGCTCAATCTGTAAATGATATGGTTTCACTTTGTGACAGATTTGAAAAGAAAATTCATGACTTAGAATTAACTAGAATGGTATCGCTTCAAATGGCTCCTCAGATAAGATTGGTTCAAAATAGTAATAATCTGATGGCAGAAAAGATTCAATCAACTATAGTAAATACCATTCCATTATGGAAAAATCAAATAGTGCTTGCTCTTGGAATTTCTCACTTAAATCAAGCTATGAAAGCACAGCGTGAAGTTAGTAATATGACAAATGAGCTTTTATTAAAGAATGCAGAAACTTTGAAGATGGGAACAATAGAAACAGCAAAAGAATCAGAAAGAGGAATTGTAGATATAGACACAATTAAGAAAACGAATCAATCTCTAATATCTACTATTGATGAGGTAGTTAAAATACAACATGATGGTAGAATAAAGAGACAAGAAGCAGAAGTTGAATTATCAAAAATAGAAAATGAACTTAAAAGTAAGCTTCTTGAATTTACAGTTAAATAA